The following are encoded together in the Trichomycterus rosablanca isolate fTriRos1 chromosome 19, fTriRos1.hap1, whole genome shotgun sequence genome:
- the mapre1b gene encoding microtubule-associated protein RP/EB family member 1b, with product MAVNVYSTSVTSDNLSRHDMLAWINESLQMNFTKIELLCSGAAYCQFMDMLFPGCVPLKKVKFSAKLEHEYIHNFKILQAGFKRMGVDKIIPVDKLIKGKFQDNFEFVQWFKKFFDANYDGKEYDPVEARQGQDSVPVQAPPMPALNKPKKIMNAAPPRAAVAKVTPKMAPSSARRPGAGGDDERAELIQEVNMLKSTIQDMEKERDFYFGKLRNIELICQEKESEGDPTLQRIVDILYATDEGFVIPDAEGEDQEEF from the exons ATGGCTGTAAACGTGTACTCCACTTCAGTGACAAGCGACAACCTGAGTCGCCATGATATGCTTGCATGGATCAATGAGTCTTTACAGATGAACTTCACAAAGATTGAACTTCTATGTTCAG GTGCTGCATATTGCCAGTTTATGGACATGCTCTTTCCTGGTTGTGTTCCTTTGAAGAAAGTAAAATTTTCAGCAAAGTTAGAGCATGAATACATTCACAATTTTAAGATATTGCAAGCTGGATTTAAGAGGATGGGTGTTGACAAA ATCATCCCTGTTGACAAGTTGATAAAGGGCAAGTTTCAGGACAACTTTGAGTTTGTTCAGTGGTTTAAGAAGTTTTTTGATGCCAACTACGACGGCAAAGAGTATGACCCGGTGGAAGCGCGCCAGGGTCAGGACTCCGTGCCAGTCCAAGCCCCACCCATGCCTGCCCTCAACAAGCCCAAGAAGATCATGAATGCAG CACCACCGAGGGCGGCTGTTGCTAAGGTAACGCCCAAAATGGCTCCCAGTTCTGCGCGAAGGCCAGGTGCTGGTGGGGATGATGAACGAGCAGAGCTTATCCAAGAG GTAAACATGCTGAAGTCTACAATCCAGGACATGGAGAAAGAGCGTGACTTTTACTTCGGCAAACTGAGGAACATCGAGCTGATCTGTCAAGAGAAGGAGAGTGAAGGAGACCCCACCTTACAGAGGATTGTGGATATCCTCTATGCCACAGAT GAGGGCTTTGTTATACCAGATGCTGAAGGAGAGGACCAGGAGGAGTTTTAA